The Amblyraja radiata isolate CabotCenter1 chromosome 39, sAmbRad1.1.pri, whole genome shotgun sequence sequence ACCTTGCGCGGCTGAGGCATAGCAGCAGATGTTCATTTATAAATACTTATAGCCCTGTGATTGAATGCCTGACttgacacacaatactccagaaaatTTCACAGCCCGACAACAGACCAGCAGCTGAGAGGAGATAGACCTCTGCTGCACACACAGGAGATTGGACATCAATGTCACTTGCAACAAATCACAGCGTTCTCCCGATAAAATCTGGGAGTGTAAATGTGCTCAGTAATTTTCCATTGGTCTGGttgcaaagtttagtttagaaatacagcgcagaccaatacactagcactatcctacacactagggacaatttacatttataaccgaGGCTAATTAATCTAGGAACCTCTACATCCttgcagtgtgggagaaaaccagaccaatacactagcactatcctacacactagggacaatttacatttataaccgaGGCTAATTAATCTAGGAACCTCTACATCCttgcagtgtgggagaaaaccagaggacctgggggggataaacccatgcggtcacaggaagaacgtactaatgccccgtcccacttaggaaacctaaacggaaacctctggagactttgcgccccacccaaggtttccgtgcagttcccggaggttgcaggtggttgccggaggttgcaggtagtggaagcaggtagggagactgacaaaaacctccgggaaccgcacggaaatcttgggtggggcgcaaagtctccagaggtttccgttcaggtttcctaagtgggatagggcctttaggaaacctgaatggaaacctctggagactttgcgtcccacccaaggtttccgtgctgttcccggaggtttttgtcagtctccctaatggtcaaaagtggtttccgcttcttctatgttccggcgattatttcaaaaaattcaaaaccagccgcggctaaaaataggttgccgttttaaaaataggTAATTTTTTAGTCTAAGCCGTTTGCgatgctagtcgaagctggttgccggaggttgcaggcggttgccggaggttgcaggcggttgccggaggttgccggaggttgcaggtagtggaaggtcttaaggTGCCGTAGGTagtggtagtggaaggtcttaccttccactacctacaacctccggcaacctagttcaggtttcctaagtgggacaggggcattagagaatgctgtcagcatctgtagtcaggatagaacccaggtctctatggcactgtaaggcagcatttctactgttgcaccaccttgccaccctAGTGTAAATATCAAAACCCTGTTTAATCCCTCAGTTCAATGCTTGGACTTTGGCAGTTCACAGCTCCACAATGGAGTTCAGTTGCACCAcattgcttaaaaaaaaaatcatcctcaCCAGTTTTGCTGCTAATTTAGTAACCTAGTCTAAAACACCACAATTGCACAAACCTTCTCAGATGCAACTGTAACTTCCCAAGTTATACTACACCCTGTGTTAGATGCACAGTTTTGAGTGCCCATATACAAGTCCAAATCTTTTTCTACCACTCATTTGCATCCAGACTGATGGAAATTCTTGACTTCATCGAGATCAGTCATCCTATGATCTCAATTGTCagggttcctccattttgcctattCCTTCAAAAAGtatcctggaatatttaattcCCAACCCGATATCCTGTCTTCATAATGGCTATTAAATCACAGAAATTTAATTTTCTGCAAATGATTCACCTACTGAGTTACAAATATAGCATGCACACAGATGGAGCCTTCAATTTAGTTTGCAGTAAATGTTCTCAACTTGAATGGTGTACATGCAAATTTCATAATGACTGCACTagtggccaagtcactggatctgCCAGGCAGCTGCATCTCAGGGAAAAATAAATTCTCATTTGCAGAAACTCAACCTTATCACTTCCAAACAAATATTCAAAGTGAAGATACTCATTATGGCTTCCAACATCTACTGCATTCTGCAGCCAAAATACATCATTTACCTACGATAACACTTAGAATAGTTATTGAACATAATTCAGTTGCATCTCCCTTACCTTAGCAAAGCTTTTGGGGTTCTTTTTAAAGTCTAATACTGTGCACAAAATAAAAGAtcagcaggagaaactcagcaggtcaggcagcatttgtggagggaaagcaAAAAGACAACTTTTCAAGTCAAGACTCTTCACCTAAATCATACAATGAGATCCAGCTGAATGATTTAAATACAAAGCATTGCTTTCATGTTCTCTTGTGCAGCTGTGTACATTGTCTTCTAcctcttcttcttgtaggattccggcagtgtagacgctgctaagcgtattactgccctccacaggtcaaagtttgaactaaattcttacatacagtcctgtaacttgcaggaattgaagaacagccctggatatcagttgatgtttctcactgtgtccaaacagagataaaacagaaaaagcctcaactccaagtcctgtcagtctaacaaacaatacttttctttctaccctgtacttttcacattctaggaaaacatgcttaaatGCAAAGGATGTTGGTAGTCTACCTATAATAACCATATTTCCAGAAGCTTGTATTGGGCATAAAGTGAGTGTAGTATGGACTTATCAGAATGATACAGAGGCTATGAGGCTTACAttgaaattaatttacaaacaCATTAAGATTATATTTTTTGAAATAGAGTATATTCTAGGGTATCTAGAGTACTAGGAGGAAGATCGGCtacggttgaatggcggagtagacttgatggaccgaacagcctaattctgctcccaacaCTAATGACATCTTAAACGCTATTCTGTATCCCCTGACGCATTTCAAAACTGCGTTTGCCACTTGTGGACAGTCTGTGTCTTGTTTTAAAGTGTACCATATGAAGTATGCACTCAAACAAACCCTATGAGAAGAGCTTGTTAAAGATGCAGTAggggaaaaaaacaatattaTTTCCAGAACACCTCGGGCTTTGCTGACTTCATCGTTCATTTCCATTTTAAGAGACTATCGTCACCGTGGCAACTCGGGTAGCACGGCAGAATTCAAAGCTGGAAAGGGATGGTGGATAAAATGATGAAATGATCCCGattggaagattgttcccgatgttggggaagtccagaacaaggggtcacacagtttaaggataagggggaaatattttaggaccgagatgagaaaaacatttttcacacagagagtggtgaatctgtggaattccctgccacagaaggtagttgaggccacagttcattggctatatttaagagggagttggttgtggcccttgtggctaatgggaccaggggatttggagagaaggcaggtgcaggatactgagttggatgatcagccatgatcatattgaatgatggtgcaggctcgaagggccgaatggcctactcctgcacctattttctatgtttctatgtttctatcacatcaCTGGCACCTATAGACCCTAAAAGATCGAGGCTATAAACATGGGAAGTATCACTTaaggttgaagatagacacaaaatgctggagtaactcagcgggacaggtagcatctctggggagaaggaatgggtgacgtttcgggtcgagacccttcttcaagctgatgtcaggggagtgggcggtacaaaggtaaaatgtagtcggagccaACATGACTTAAGTTTGTTGACTTGCTGATGTCAGAGTGAGCCTTTGAAGAAGGGAACTGGTCTATCTCCTTCAGGCTAAACACATACATGCACCGATTTTAAATTCAAACTACTGCTTTGAATGTAGCAATATCAGGTATCAATAtaacagggtggtgcagcggtagagctgttgccttacagcaagtgcagcgccggagacccgggttcgatcccgaccgggcgctgtctgtgtggagtttgtacgttctccccgtgaccacgtgggttttctctgagatcttcggtttcctcccacactccaaagacgtacaggtttgtaggttaattggcttggtataaatgtaaattgtccctagtgtgtgtaggatagtgttgaacgacgatagcggggatcgctggtcggcgcggacgcggtgggccgaagggcctgtttccacgctgtatctctaaaactaaaactaaatactaaaaaaaaacaaatctttTCTCCACAGCAGTGGTGTGTTTCCACAGaaggttagatatagctcttagcgctaacggaatcaagggatattggaaaaaagcaggaatggggtactgatttttggaagGGTCCcaattgaagggctgaatggcctactcctatgtcCATGTTTCTATGGTGCTCTTCCCTGACTGATGCTGAAAACTTCCCAACAGATATCACGTCTGTGTGATAGTCCTCGTCTACTTCCTGCCGCTTCTGGTGATGGGATTTGCGTACACCGTCGTGGGAATGACGCTGTGGGCCAGCGCCATTCCAGGAGATTCCTCAGACAGATACAGCGAGCAGATGAACGCCAAGCGGAAGGTGAGTGGGACATGATGTCGGCAGTCTTCCTCCAGGCAACTGGCAGCCAGAAGGTGCAGGGGAgtgggagaacatggagaggtgtggGAGAAAGTAAACTCCCTTGGACTCCAATCACTCTACAACTCCATTGGAAGTGACGATACATCACGAGCATCCAAACAAAATCTCTTCATTGCACATTGGACATTGTATACTAGAACATTCAAACAAAGATATTTCATACATCTCTATTTGTGTATTTCTGATCTACCTCTCTACCTATCTACCTCTctacctgtctgtctgtctgtctgtctgtctgtctgtctgtctgtctgtctgtctgtctgtctgtctgtctgtctgtctgtctgtctgtctgtccgctatcttctatctatccatctatccatccatccatccatccatccatccatccatccatccatccatccatccatccatccatccatccatccatccatccatccatccatccatccatctatctatctatctatctatctatctatctatctatctatctatctatctatctatctatctatctaaccaaGGTTGGGCTGACCCAGCATGGGTTTATAGTGTCATTAGAATCAAGGGCTAGGCAGGAGAGTTGACCATATAATGCTATCCCTTCTCCCTGCTACAGGTGGTAAAGATGATGATCGTGGTGGTGACCACCTTCGCTGTATGCTGGCTGCCCTTCCACATCTACTTCCtgctctccctcttccaccctgAGATCTACCAGAAGCAGTACATCCAGCAGGTGTACCTGGCCATCTTCTGGTTGGCCATGAGTTCCACAATGTACAACCCCATCATCTACTGCTGCCTCAATGACCGGTAAGGAGAAAGGATGTTCCTCACGCTAATAGTATCTCTATTAGTGTTGGCAATGGTCGAGTTAGTGTCTCCTTTCACCCACTTCTGACCAGCATTTCACTGCAGTTGAATCCCAGCTAAACGCAAGTGCTCAGAACATGTACAGAAAACCAGCAGTAGTCTTGTGAGGCTGTTCCATACACAAGCTGCCCCATAGAGTGGCTATCACCAATTCACCTTCATATAGTTCATATAGTTTCTCATTTGTATGTGAAGCACAGACACACAgaggcaccccccccccacccagacaCACAAACGCATACGCACACAAATATACACAACATAGTTGttcccttacagcgctagagacccgggttcaatcctaactacgagtgctgtctgtgcaaggtttgtacattctccctgtgaccacgtgggttttctccgggtgctctggtttcttctcacatgctaaagacgtgcaggtctgtaggttcattgccttctgtaaattgtgtaagatagaactagagtacgggtgattgctggccaacgcagactcaatgggccgaagggcctgtttcaacactgtatcactaaactaaacacacgcaAACTGCGAGCTGACAGCACCcgcattcaggatcgaacccgggactctggcgttgtaaggcagcaactctaccgctgagccactgtgccaagtTGGAGAAGCTGCATCTCCTGTCACAGGGTATTCACGCCCAGTTCCGCCCTGATGTTTGATCCTTCTCGATGACATTTGTGTTGCAACTGGTCACCCTCTCATGCCAAACTCCACTCCAGGACCACCAGACCTCTACACCGCAGAGGTTGGGGAAGAATGGCCCCTCTTCACCCTTCAGCGGTCGAGAACGTTGAGGACTTGTATCTGGCCGAAACGTGGTCACACTTGTGCTACTGCCTCGATGAGGTCTGTATgcagaacaaagcatttcactgtgagacactacatttggaaaacattaggcttgtcttggtggaaaaaccagatcaatttctcaagacattgacacccttcaccgaattcttacaagaatAGCGTGGTGCAACACaaagttaaatttaaatttgatgccgggttgggtgaggtgggcgggggaCGAGGGGGACAAGGGGCAAGGTATACCtccatctttctttttcttttttcttatttccatATCTTTCGACCACACtttctttggtagtttaggggtcattcttttgttctttttcgatctatcttttcactgttcactttttccctctcctgagttttttttctttttcttttttcattttcaggttataaggttaaaaatgaaatggtaggataattgtataattttagattattattatttctttatttatatagcacatttttagtcaacttgcattgaccccaaagtgcttcacataattacatccacacacacaggcaaaggtgggtgaagtgtcttgcccaaggacacacacaggcaaaggtgggtgaagtgtcttgcccaaggacacaacgacagtatgcactccaagcgggattcgaaccagctaccttccggttgccagccgaacacttagcccattgtgccatctgtcgccctagatgccgaatgttttatctttgtacaattgcttctaataaaaacataatttaaaaaagcatttcactgtgcctcgctACATATGAACATATTAAAGTATGATTGGCGTGTGTTGCAGGTTCCGCGCTGGTTTCCGCCGCGCTTTCCGTTGGTGCCCCTTTGTCAAGGCTCATGAATATGAGGGTTTGGAGATGAAGTCTGCCAGGTACTTTAACACCCAGAGCAGCATGTACAAGGTCAGCCGCATGGAGACCGCCGTGTCCACCGTGATCAACCAAACCGACGATGATGCCAATGAGACCACCAAGCCAATGCACTTGGCCCTGGACCTCACCCCCAACGGCTCTGCCCACAGCTTGTCAAAGGCTGGTTCTGACTCAGCCACCATCTACTGCAGGCCAGACCACTACTAGGTGGGCCACTCACACACACGGTCCCAAACCCCAAGTGTACAAGAGCTTGAATCATGCCAACTTTCAGATCCGGGGAGCTGGGTCTGATGCAAAATTGGTGCTTCTTTGAAATTGGCAACTGGGGCGACCTAAATGAGAACAGGGGCACAGATGTTGTCTTTGGATCCAAGATGGCGACCATCCCAAGCGACTCTTTGTGTGTTGGTCACAAAAGTGGCTCTGCAATCatgcattacaatcgctccaataTTTTATATCTCTGCGATGTTCCTTACTTTTACAATGCTCACCatattccaatagacaataggtgcaggagtaggccattcggcccttcgagccagcaccgccattcaatgtgatcatggctgatcatccacaatcagtaccccgttcctgctttctccccatatcccctgactccactatctttaagagtcctatctagctctctcttgaaagcatccagagaacccgcctccaccgccctctgaggcagagaattccacagactcaccactctctgtgagaaaaagtgtttcctcatctccgttctaaatggcttactccttattcttaaactgtggtacctggttctggactcccccaacatggggaacatgtttcctgcctctagcgtgtccaaaggcAATTCCGTtgctcatgcatctgtacactgtggacggctcaaatgTAACCAtggatagtctttccgctgactggttagcaccagacaaaagttttcactgtacctcggtacatgtgacgataagctagactagactaaactaaactgtttctgTAGTCTATGTTGTAAGTCcatcagggacatatgacaataaagccctcttgactcttgacttgactagctTGCACAATGTACCTCGAGCATCAAGGCTGCAAATGACTTCCCCCTTCATGGCGTCATCTTGGAACTAAAGGCCAACCCCATCCTCTTGACAACACAAGAGAACCGTGTTTGTAAAAGTCAACATTAAACATCAATTTACCCAAGTCATGAGTTTGTGAGATGCCAGTACTGGGCACCATGACTGCGGGCTATGCCAGTGACCAAATGCCACCAAATGCCACCAATTTTGAACTCGCCATTTCTAACCCCACTCGGTCCCTATGAGAGACACCTATCGACCCAAAGTCGCCAACACTTTACCAACCGAAAGGTAGACGGCTCGAAGATTGTTGAAGGGATGTTGAGGGGGGATAGGTGGAATAAATGAACACCGTTAACCCAGGGTAGCGGGGAATCCAgaatcagaggaaataggtttaaggtgagaggggaaagatttaataggaacccgaggggaaaCGTTTTCACTCATAGAGTGGTGGTATATAGAGCGagctctgccagaggaggtagttgaggcagcattTAAAAGCCACTTGTGTgggaagaattgcagatgctggttgatatcggagatagatgcaaaatgctggagtaactcagcgggtcaagcagcatctatggagaaaagtgttttggatcagaacctttcttcaggctgaaagatggagggatggggtggggagtggggcggGGTTgatggggtgggaaggggggggggggagcagggggaaaCTGGAGGTGACAAAATGCCAGAATACAACAGATTAGACAACAGAcaccctcaggaagggtggagtccattgttggccggaGAAAATGTGCAAAGATACATTGCGTCTTTGTGTCTCTGGGGaagtaaaagacacttggacgggtatatggatggaaaaggttgagagggagagggatagagggatgggactagcatcttggtgggcatggatgggttgggccgaatggcctgtttgacTCCATGACTTCAAGGTATTGGGCACCAGTCCAGGACTGTGATCCAACACCATTCAGAGTCAGGCCAATCCTGTATTGATTTCCGCCATTCAATTGATGGTTTGTGCTTTAATTGGCCCTGTGTGAATTGTCCATTGGGTATATGGGGAGTCGCTGAGAAAGTGGGTTAGCATAGACCTGGTGTGAACGGGagattggtgtggacttggtaggctgaagggcctgtttgtgttctctatccctaaactaaactaaaaatgccacatggcaacaggcccttcagccctcctacTA is a genomic window containing:
- the LOC116967247 gene encoding substance-P receptor-like isoform X1, yielding MDIAAANGTWNGSSPGNGTELTDTKFLQPKWLIILWAFAYSIMVVVAVCGNLVVMWIILAHKRMRTVTNYLLVNLAFAEVSMAAFNTVINFVYSIHNDWYFGAGYCRFQNFFPITAMFASIYSMTAIALDRYMAIIHPLKPRLSATATKVVIGVIWVVALSLAFPQCYYSKTEEFPGRVVCYVEWPENEDYSKTPETTYHVCVIVLVYFLPLLVMGFAYTVVGMTLWASAIPGDSSDRYSEQMNAKRKVVKMMIVVVTTFAVCWLPFHIYFLLSLFHPEIYQKQYIQQVYLAIFWLAMSSTMYNPIIYCCLNDRFRAGFRRAFRWCPFVKAHEYEGLEMKSARYFNTQSSMYKVSRMETAVSTVINQTDDDANETTKPMHLALDLTPNGSAHSLSKAGSDSATIYCRPDHY